The Rhizobiaceae bacterium genome contains the following window.
TTGCCGTGCGCGTTCGGACTTGTCCTGGCAATGAACTGGAGGAGCAGGTCACCCGGGCTGCCGCCCGCGAGGTTCGAAGAGACGCGGGCGCAGGCCAGCCCGTAGGTGTTGAGCCGAGCGGATTGCCGCGCGCTCCTGACAAGCGGCATGGCGAGGTTCAGGACGCAATGGTTCTGCAGGTTGCGCCCGACAGGCAGGTCCGCGAGCGGCGCGATGCCATGAGCGCGCAGCTTGGAAGCAGGCCCGATGCCCGACCGCAGCAGAAGTGCGGGCGAATGGATCGCGCCACAGGCGACGATTACCTCCCTGCCCCCTATCGCTTCCAGCCGGCCATCGTGATGGCGGATTTCGACGCCGCAGGCCCGCTTGCCGTCGAACTGGATGCGCGTCACCGTCTGGTCCGTGCGCACAGCAAGGTTGGCCCTGGCGCGCACGCTTGCGGTAAGATAGCCGCTTGCCGCCGAAACGCGCTCATTGCCCTCGGTTGTGACCGGAACGGGAAACATGCCGTCGGCGAAATCTCCGTTCAGGTCCTCGCGACAGGAAAGGCCCATGCGCGCGGCGGCATGCGCTGCTGCCTGCGCATAGCCCGGCCATTGCTCGCGAAAATGCCGTCGAACCGGGATCGGCCCGTCTGTGCCGTGCAGCGCATTGTCGAAGTCGGCATCGTGCTCCAGCCGCCGGAAGCTCGGCAGCACATCGTCCCAGCCCCAGCCGATCGCACCCGCCTCGCGCCACCCGTCGTAGTCGTCCGGTTGGCCGCGCAGCGCCCACATTCCCATGACGCTCGTTCCACCGCCCAGCACCCGGGCCTGCAGAAAGGGCGCGGCCTGCTCCGCGCGGCGGGCGGAAGCGCTCAAGCCCGGCCAGAAATAGGCCGGGTTGGAATAGGAAACAGGATAGGCATTGCGAATGTCGGCGGGTATGTCACCGGGCGGCGTGTCCTGCCCGGCCTCGATGAGAACGACCCGCCGCAGCGGGTCCTCGCTGAGCCGGGCGGCAAGCACGCAGCCCGCCGCCCCTGCCCCGACGATGATGACATCCGCCTCGGCCACGCGGGTCTAGGCGGCGCGACGCTTGATCTGGAGAACCTCGCGCGCCTCGTCCGGGCTTGCGATCTCGCGCCCGATGTCGCGCGCGATGCGCACGATCTTGTCAACCAGTTCGGCGTTGGAGCGCGCATATTCTCCCGGACGGATGAAGGGGTTGTCCTCCATGCCGATGCGGACATGGCCGCCGAGGCTGATCGCCGTGGTCAGCACCTTCCACTGCTCCACGGGGTCCATGACGCTGGTGTTCCAGACGAAGCCTTCGGGGCAGTGATCGGCCATGTAGGTCATCGCCTGCACGGTCGGCGGGGTCCAGCAGCCGCCCTTCCAGCCGAGAAAGAACGTGACCCAGATCGGGCCGCCGAGGATTCCCTTTTCCCGCATCCGCATGGCGTTCCACACTCCGCCATAGTGGAAGGCTTCCACTTCGATCTTGACTCCGAGCTTGTTGGTCAACTCGCAATATTCGCGCAGTTCCTCGCGGTCGTGAATTGCGTAAAGCTCGACCGGCTCGCGCCCGGGTTCGTAGTCAAAACACTCGTCATGGGCGTTGAAGCAGGTGGAGATCATGTCGGGACGCTGGTCCTCCAGCAGGGCCTTGCGTTGCGGAAAACGCCCGTTCGCGATGCCGTACTGGATCACCGCATCGGCGCGCGAAAGGATGCCGTCGCGCAGCCGACGCCAACCGGGAATGTCGAGGTCCGAGAGCTTCGTGCCGTCGGCCTGGATCTTGGCGTCCACCGAATAGGGACCGTGCAGGTGGCAGATCGAAGCGCCCGACGCCACCGAGCGCACATATTCGTCGGCAACGGCGTCCCATCCCTTGGGCGTGGGATTGTTCGGATTTGAAGGGTACGACATCGTCGAGTCGCACGTTACGGTCACGATAAGCTTGTCCATATTGAATCCTTCAGGGTTATGAATTGCAAAATTGCGGATGTTCAGGCTCCCCGCCCCACCGAAAACCTGAGGCGCGAGGGTCGATCTGCGTCGTGATAGATGGCCTGCGTGGCGAGGCGGCCCGTCAGGCGATTGCGCTCCGCCAGGGGTAGGCCGGTGTTGTCGTTGGCATCGTAGGCGGGGAAATTCGAGCTTGAGACCTCCAGCCGGACGCGGTGGCCCTTGCGGAAGCAATTTGCGGTGGAGCCGAGGTCGATGACATATTCGCCCGGCTCGGCGGCGGCGCGCGCCCGCACAATGCCGTCGCAGATGTTGATCGCGCGGCCATTCGGCTGCACATCGACCAGCTTGGCGGTCCAGTCGGTCTCCGCCGCGTCGCTTGCGGCAAACAGCACCAGTTCGACCGGACCGGCCAGGTCCAGATCTTCCTCAAGTGGATCGGACGAATAGACCAGCACATCGTTGCGCGTTTCGATCTCGCGTTGGTCGAATGCCCCGACCGGCGCGACATCGGCGCGGCAGCATGACTTGCCGCCAAGGCTCGGGACAGGTTCGGAAGGGTCGTAGACGAAGAGGTCGGGCGGCTCACGGGACGGCTCGGCAGGCGTCAGCCGCCCGTCGCCGGACACCGAATTTGCGGCCCCGTCCGAATGCAGGAAAAGCTCGCGCATCGCGGCTTGTTTCGGAGGCCAGCTCTCGTCCTCCAGCCAGTCGTTCCTGCCCATGCGGAAATAGCGCACCTTCGGCAGCGGCTCGGCCGGAGCGCTGTCCCGCAGGAAGCGGTCGAACCAGTCGCACTGGAGCCTGTTGACGATATTGTCCCCGGCGGGTCCGTGAAAGACCGAGCCGTTGAAGCTCGCCCACGGAACGTGCTGCCACGGCCCGACAAGAAGTGACTGGTCCGCCGACGCAGCGGAATGCGTGGCCGCCCTGACATAGTTCTCTATCGTGCCGCCGATAAAGACATCGTACCAGCCGCCGATGTGCAGGCAGGGAACGTCCGGGACCTTTCCCAGCCACGGCGCCAGTTCGCGCCAATAGGCGGTCGGTTCGTCATTGGCTATCCAGTCGCGCAGGTAGGAGGGCAGATCCTCCTCCGCGAGCCAGTCCTTCAGCGGCCGGCCATAGCCATGCGGCAAGGTGGAGGCCAGTTGCTGGAGCCTGCGCGCGCGGGCCGCATCGCCTGCCTTCATCGCGTCCGCCGGGGCCAGCGCCTGCAGCACCCAGGACAGCACGAAGGCAAGCTGGAATGCGCCGCCGCGATAGGTCCAGCCTTCGTAGAAGTCCGACCCGGCCATCGCCACCGCCAGCGCTGCGAGCCCGGGCGGGCGCTCCGACGCGGCGGCAAGCTGGCACATTCCGGCATAGGAGAAGCCATACATGGCGACGCGGGACCCGCCTCCGAGGCCGGATGCCCAGACAACGGTGTCGGCTCCATCGCTCGCCTCGTGACGGTAGGGTTCGAACACGCCGTCGGATGCAAAGCGGCCACGCACGTCCTGAACGGCGACGATATATCCCCGGCGGGCATACCACGCCGGATGCAGGTAGACCCCGCTCTGCGCGAAGCGTTTGTTGTAGGGCGTCCGCTGCAACAGCACGGGCAGTCCCTCGCGGTCGGAAGGACTGTAGATGTCGGCGCGCAATATGGTGCCGTCCCGCATCGGGACGGGCACATCATATTCGACCGCAACTCCGCCAAAGTCCATCATCGGATGCTACGACCGAGCGCCCCCGCTCTCGTCGATAAGCACGGGAACGGTTTCGCCCCGCCACACATCGACCAGCCCGCGCGAGTTGATCTTGAGACGCCCGATGGATATCGGAAGCCCGGTGAAGGCCAGCGTGTGGAAGGGCGTTTCCAGCGGACAGCCAAGCTCGCGCAGGGCCGCGAACGCCGCCGCGATCTGCTCGCCCAGCGTATCGATGGACTCTTCGGACAAGAGGCCATAGAGCGGCAGCGGCACGCGCGCCGTCACCTTTCCATCGTCCACGACCACAAAGCCGCCGCCCTGCTCGGCGCAGGCCCGGGCGGCGACCGCCATGTCCTCCGCATTGGCGCCAACGACCAGCAGATGCTGGTAGTGGGGATTGTAGGTGGAGGCCATCGCGCCCCTTATCAGGTTGAAGCCTTCGACAAACCCGACGCCCAGCTTGCCGGGGTCACCCGCATGCCGGTCGATTGCGGCGACCAGGTTGATCCCGCCCTCCAGCAGCGGCTGCGCGAGGCCATCCTTCACAGGCAGCCGCCTTTCCAGCGACCGCGTCACAATCGTGCCGTCGCCGACGCCGATGACCCGCACCAGCACGCCGTTGGTCCCCGAAGGGACCTTGACGGAGAAGCTCTCGCTGCTGATGGCACCGATGGAGACGGTGTTGTAGGCGAAGTCCGGTCGCTTGACGGCGGCGCGGTCCTTGATGTCACGGCCCTCCTTGGCCACGATTTCGCCGGCGGCGATCACCGTGCCGATGTGGAATTGTTCAATCGGTCCGTCCAGCAATATGATGTCTGCGCGGCGACCGGGAGCCAGCGCCCCGACATCGTCGTCGATCTGGTGGCATTCGGCGGAATTGATCGTCGCCATCTGTATGGCGGCGACGGGCGAAACCCCCTCCTCCATCGCAATGCGCACGCAATAGTCGATGCTGCCTCTGGACAGCAGGTCTACCGGAGAGAGTATGTCGGTGCAGAAAGACACGCGGCGAAGATCGGCGTTCTTTTCCACCAGATAGCTCAGAATGTTCCTCACATCGGAGACGCCGGACCCTTCGCGGGCGATCACATGGATTCCGGCGCGGATACGCGACAGCGCCTCCTCTCCCGAAATGGCTTCGTGGTCGTCGAGCCTGCGCACCCAGCCGCCCCACGCCTGCACCTCGTTTTCGCTCGCCTCCGATCCGTGGCCGCACACCTTGCCGCCATGCGACTGCACCGCGTCGACGAGGCGCACCATGCGCGGCTCGCCTCCGGTCAGGAACTTCACGAAACACTCGTTCAGGCCGTGGCATTCGTCCCACGCGGCCATTTCCTCCATCGCCGCGAGGTCGATGGTGCCGGTGTGGACGAAAGGTTCATCCTGATAGAGCGCGGGCATGGGCAGGACGAACACCGTATTCAGGCCGGTCGGCTCCGCCTCCCGCAGCGAGGCGCGGATGGCGTCCATGCCACGCACCACGGCCTCGCCGTAGAAATCCGTGATGATGCTCGTCACCCCGTGGCGAAAGAAGCCGCGCGCCACCTCGCTGATCGGCAGATGGCTTTCATAGGTGTGGATGTGCCCGTCGATCAGCCCCGGGATGGCGATGCGGCCTTTTCCGTCGATCACCTGCGTATCCGGCCCGATGAGGTCGTCCACATCGCCCACGAAGGCGATGCGATTGCCTACGATGGCGATGCCGCCCTCGAAAAAGGTTCCGCCGTGAACGTCGAGCACCTTCACGTCGGACAGCACCTTGTCCGCAGGCTCGCGCTTCAGAGCCACCGCCAGACGGCGATCCCGGTTCGAACGTTCAACCGCAGACAGACTCTTGGCCACTGGAAACCCCTCTTGTTCGGATCAATGCTTCGATGTTCGACGTGCAATCGGCCGTTCAACCGTCGCGGCGCGCTTGCCTTCTCCAGACGCAACCACCCGGCCGCACTGCACCGTGGCGATGCGCGCTCCACTTGAGGCGTCGAACAGGTGGGCGGTGCGCGGCAGGAAACGGATCGGACCCTTGACGTCGCGCTCCGCAATCCGCACGCGGATGTCCGCCGATATTTGCGCGCCCTTGAGCGCGGGGTCCAAGGTCGCCACCACGAATTTTTCGGCGCCCCGGTTCTCGATCAGGGAAACGCCGCATTCGATCCCGTCCGGGACAAAATCGACATCCTCGGCGCGGAAGGCAAAGACGACCTTCCTGCTGCCGTCCTGCTTCAGGTCCGCGCCCTTCACCTCGATCGTGGTGCCTGCGCCGCCGAACCGGAACCTCGTGACCGCATCCTGCTGGATGAGGTCGCCGCCGAACTCGTTGATTTTCGGAGAACCCACGAACCGTGCACAAAACAGCGTTGCGGGACGGTCATAGATTTCCTCCGGCTCGCCAAGCTGTTCGACGCGCCCCTCATTCATCACCGCGATCCGGTCGGCCATCACCATCGCTTCGACCTGATCGTGGGTCACATAGATCGTCGTCACGCCCAGACGCTGCTGCAATTCGCGCAGTTCGACCCGCACATGCTCGCGAATCTGGGCATCGAGATTGCTCAGCGGCTCGTCCATCAGCAGCACATGCGCATCACGCGTTATGGCCCGCGCCACGGCGACGCGCTGGCGCTGGCCGCCGGAGAGTGCTGCGGGCTTTCGGTCAAGGTAAGGCTCGATGCCGAGCATGGCGGCAGCGGCGCGCACGCGCTTCTCGATCTCCGCGCGCGGGATTTTGCGGATTCGCATGTTGTAGGCGATGTTGTCGTGCACGCTCAGGTGCGGATAGAGCGCATAGTCCTGAAACACCATTCCGACGCTGCGATGCGCCGGTTCGGCGTCATTCACGCGCTTGTCGTCAAAGAGAATGTCGCCGCTGTCGAGCGATTCCAGCCCCGCAATAGAGCGCAGGAGAGTGGTCTTGCCCGAACCGGAAGGGCCAAGCAGGACCAGCAATTCGCCGTGCTCCGCCACCAGCGATATGTCGGCCAGCGCGAGATGGCCGCCGCCCCCGCCAAATTTCTTCCTTGCATCTCTTATGTGTACGCGCACCGACAAATCCTCATCGCACTGCACCGAGCGTCAGGCCCCGGACAAGGGAGCGCTGGAGAAAATAGGTCACAACCAGAAGCGGCAGCAGCAACAGCAAGGCGGCGGCGGCCATCGGACCCCACTCCACCGAGTGTTCCGTCAGGAATTGCGACATGCCGATCGGCACCGTCTTGGTTTGGCTGCCGGTCAGGATCAGGGCCAGCGTGAACTCGTTCCACACTTCGAGGAAGCAGAAGGTTCCGGCCACCGCGATTGCGGGCCGCATCAGCGGCAGCACCATGTCGCGAAACACCTGCCACCTGTTCGCGCCGTCGATCCGCGCAGCCTCGTCTATCGAACGCGGAATGTCCTGCGCGAAGCCGTAGAGCAGCCACACGGCCAGCGGCAGGGTGAGCGGCAGGTAGGCGAGGATCAGGCCCGGAAATGTGTCGATCAGGCCGACCTGCGAATAGAGCACATAGTAGGGAATGACGATTGCGATGGGCGGCAACATGCGCAGGTTGAGAATCCACATCAGCAGCGGGTTCCTCGCCCGAAATCGGAAGCGCGTGATGCCGTAGACCAGCAGCGTTGCGAAAACGAGCGTGATCGCCGTTGCCCCGCTGGCGATAATCAGGCTGTTCAGGGCGTTGCGAAGAATGCCGAACTTGTAGATCGCAAGCGAGAAATTCTCGAAGGTCGGCTCAAAGATGAAGGTCGGCGTCTGCACGAACAGTTGCGACTGCGTCTTGAGTGCGACATTCACCAGCCAGTAGACCGGGGTCAGCCAAGCCGCCACGACCAGGACGAAAAGCGCGATCTTGGTGTTGCGGAACCTTGTTTCGGGACCCGTGCTCATGCCTTTTCCTCACGGAACAGGAACCGCAGCAGCAGAAGCGCGAGGATCGAAATGATGTTCATCAGGACGAAGGCGGCAGCGCTCGCCTTTCCCATCAACAACTGGGAAAAGCCCACTTCCCATGGATAGAACCCGGCCAGCATGGTGGACCGCCCCGGCCCGCCGCGCG
Protein-coding sequences here:
- a CDS encoding GMC family oxidoreductase N-terminal domain-containing protein, with product MAEADVIIVGAGAAGCVLAARLSEDPLRRVVLIEAGQDTPPGDIPADIRNAYPVSYSNPAYFWPGLSASARRAEQAAPFLQARVLGGGTSVMGMWALRGQPDDYDGWREAGAIGWGWDDVLPSFRRLEHDADFDNALHGTDGPIPVRRHFREQWPGYAQAAAHAAARMGLSCREDLNGDFADGMFPVPVTTEGNERVSAASGYLTASVRARANLAVRTDQTVTRIQFDGKRACGVEIRHHDGRLEAIGGREVIVACGAIHSPALLLRSGIGPASKLRAHGIAPLADLPVGRNLQNHCVLNLAMPLVRSARQSARLNTYGLACARVSSNLAGGSPGDLLLQFIARTSPNAHGNRLGILGAALYAPQSRGVVSLRSADPLAAPVVDFNLLGHGSDVARMSKAALLSLELLSSPEMRQVRGPVFAVEPGSLVRRLNRPAPLYRLMSALLAAALDAPAPVRNAVLRRAGTLLSEPFDIGPKELLRYVTPIFHPAGTCRMGAADADEAVVDPHCRVRKVEGLCVVDASIMPIIPAANTCLPTLMVAEHFAAMRKSRS
- a CDS encoding 3-keto-5-aminohexanoate cleavage protein, which translates into the protein MDKLIVTVTCDSTMSYPSNPNNPTPKGWDAVADEYVRSVASGASICHLHGPYSVDAKIQADGTKLSDLDIPGWRRLRDGILSRADAVIQYGIANGRFPQRKALLEDQRPDMISTCFNAHDECFDYEPGREPVELYAIHDREELREYCELTNKLGVKIEVEAFHYGGVWNAMRMREKGILGGPIWVTFFLGWKGGCWTPPTVQAMTYMADHCPEGFVWNTSVMDPVEQWKVLTTAISLGGHVRIGMEDNPFIRPGEYARSNAELVDKIVRIARDIGREIASPDEAREVLQIKRRAA
- a CDS encoding CocE/NonD family hydrolase; this translates as MDFGGVAVEYDVPVPMRDGTILRADIYSPSDREGLPVLLQRTPYNKRFAQSGVYLHPAWYARRGYIVAVQDVRGRFASDGVFEPYRHEASDGADTVVWASGLGGGSRVAMYGFSYAGMCQLAAASERPPGLAALAVAMAGSDFYEGWTYRGGAFQLAFVLSWVLQALAPADAMKAGDAARARRLQQLASTLPHGYGRPLKDWLAEEDLPSYLRDWIANDEPTAYWRELAPWLGKVPDVPCLHIGGWYDVFIGGTIENYVRAATHSAASADQSLLVGPWQHVPWASFNGSVFHGPAGDNIVNRLQCDWFDRFLRDSAPAEPLPKVRYFRMGRNDWLEDESWPPKQAAMRELFLHSDGAANSVSGDGRLTPAEPSREPPDLFVYDPSEPVPSLGGKSCCRADVAPVGAFDQREIETRNDVLVYSSDPLEEDLDLAGPVELVLFAASDAAETDWTAKLVDVQPNGRAINICDGIVRARAAAEPGEYVIDLGSTANCFRKGHRVRLEVSSSNFPAYDANDNTGLPLAERNRLTGRLATQAIYHDADRPSRLRFSVGRGA
- a CDS encoding amidohydrolase family protein, with amino-acid sequence MAKSLSAVERSNRDRRLAVALKREPADKVLSDVKVLDVHGGTFFEGGIAIVGNRIAFVGDVDDLIGPDTQVIDGKGRIAIPGLIDGHIHTYESHLPISEVARGFFRHGVTSIITDFYGEAVVRGMDAIRASLREAEPTGLNTVFVLPMPALYQDEPFVHTGTIDLAAMEEMAAWDECHGLNECFVKFLTGGEPRMVRLVDAVQSHGGKVCGHGSEASENEVQAWGGWVRRLDDHEAISGEEALSRIRAGIHVIAREGSGVSDVRNILSYLVEKNADLRRVSFCTDILSPVDLLSRGSIDYCVRIAMEEGVSPVAAIQMATINSAECHQIDDDVGALAPGRRADIILLDGPIEQFHIGTVIAAGEIVAKEGRDIKDRAAVKRPDFAYNTVSIGAISSESFSVKVPSGTNGVLVRVIGVGDGTIVTRSLERRLPVKDGLAQPLLEGGINLVAAIDRHAGDPGKLGVGFVEGFNLIRGAMASTYNPHYQHLLVVGANAEDMAVAARACAEQGGGFVVVDDGKVTARVPLPLYGLLSEESIDTLGEQIAAAFAALRELGCPLETPFHTLAFTGLPISIGRLKINSRGLVDVWRGETVPVLIDESGGARS
- a CDS encoding ABC transporter ATP-binding protein, producing the protein MRVHIRDARKKFGGGGGHLALADISLVAEHGELLVLLGPSGSGKTTLLRSIAGLESLDSGDILFDDKRVNDAEPAHRSVGMVFQDYALYPHLSVHDNIAYNMRIRKIPRAEIEKRVRAAAAMLGIEPYLDRKPAALSGGQRQRVAVARAITRDAHVLLMDEPLSNLDAQIREHVRVELRELQQRLGVTTIYVTHDQVEAMVMADRIAVMNEGRVEQLGEPEEIYDRPATLFCARFVGSPKINEFGGDLIQQDAVTRFRFGGAGTTIEVKGADLKQDGSRKVVFAFRAEDVDFVPDGIECGVSLIENRGAEKFVVATLDPALKGAQISADIRVRIAERDVKGPIRFLPRTAHLFDASSGARIATVQCGRVVASGEGKRAATVERPIARRTSKH
- a CDS encoding carbohydrate ABC transporter permease yields the protein MSTGPETRFRNTKIALFVLVVAAWLTPVYWLVNVALKTQSQLFVQTPTFIFEPTFENFSLAIYKFGILRNALNSLIIASGATAITLVFATLLVYGITRFRFRARNPLLMWILNLRMLPPIAIVIPYYVLYSQVGLIDTFPGLILAYLPLTLPLAVWLLYGFAQDIPRSIDEAARIDGANRWQVFRDMVLPLMRPAIAVAGTFCFLEVWNEFTLALILTGSQTKTVPIGMSQFLTEHSVEWGPMAAAALLLLLPLLVVTYFLQRSLVRGLTLGAVR